The genome window aagatcttcctctctgtctctcctcctctgtgtatatccagctttccaataataataaaaatctttaaaaaaagtcagttAAAATATCCGTGAATTCCTGACTTTTCCTCCCAGAGCTACAGTTCTGCCCACTGTGTATCCTGCTTGTAACACCTGAAGGCAGGGGCTGCTCGGGTACCGTCCTCTACTGGGTCCTGGAGGCTCCTTCTCTTCTGGCCTCACACAACAGCAGGGACTCCCCTTCCCTGCTTATCTCATGACCATCACCTGCCTGCAAGCCAGCTCCATCAAACTCGTGACCCGCTTCTCACGCGTGTAGGAACTGCGGGCTCGGGGTCTCCGTGCCCACTTTGCTGAGGGCGTCCTTTACCTTTCTGTGAGGTGGACACGGCGGCGTCCCCTGGCTGGCCTCCGCGCACGGACACCTGCTTGCTGCGCTCCTCCTCGGCGCGCTGGGGGCTCGGCCCCTGGGTGCACGCGGCTCTCGAGGCCACCCCGAGGACAGGCTTCGATCGTGGCCTTTTCCGTGGCTCTTGCAACCCCCATCTCACCCCGGGCCCAGTGCCCACGCAGGCGCTGCGAAGCACCAGGTGTTGCCACGACAGCCTCTTTCCTGAGCCCCCGTGCAGCGTCTCCGCATAGCGCAAGGCTCGAAGGAGGTGACAAGTCATGTTGCTGGAGGAACTGTCCACCAGCGTCCACCACCCAGCCAGCCGCACGCGCGCCACGTCTACGCTACGCGGAGTGCTGGGAGGCGCAGGTGAAGACGAAGCATCTCCCCACGGAAGCTGATACCCGCTTTCCCTTCTGTCCCCTCTACTCCACTTACAACCCGAATAGCCTTGCACGCTGACATTCACAGGGCACCGCCATTCCTCCACAGGGTAActcgggaagccagagagcatccTGGGAACTGTAGTCCGGAGCTTCTGCTTCGATGCTGCCTCCAGGCCGGGAGGGCACGAAGGACTACAACTCCCACAATGCACCCGCCGCGTCTTCTCGAGGACCCCCCCAGATTTGCTTACGTGACTGGCACGCGCCGCACGTTCCTCCCGCAGCGAGGAGGTGGAGCCGCGTTCGTGAGGGAGCCCAGCATCTCAGGAATGCCAGACAGGAGATGAGGGACGCCGCCCCACGTAGGCCACCGTGTGGTACTCTCTGCGGGGGCGTGGGCAGGACTCGGGCCGCGGAAACTTCTCGAACTCCACTTCGGAGTTCGGAGTAACGACGGCGAAGCCTTAATGCGGGGTGCTCACGGCAGCATTGCGCATGCGCCGCAGGGCGACGCGCGGTGCGCACGCGTCGGGGCCGCGTTGCGGCCGCGTCGCGGCCGCGTCGCGGCTCCTGGTCTCCATGGCGACCGGACGCGGTCGGCTCCTGAGGCAGTACTGGCTTGGCCTCCAGGCGCTGCAGGCGCAGCAGGCGCCCTTTCCCGGCCGCGGCGCCGCTCTCTGGCGGGCTGAGCAGGCCGCGCGGTGCGCCCGGGCTTCCAGGTTTAGGTGACTGTCAGggggctgtgggtgggctgtCTGCCCGGCCGGGGGagctctcgtgtgtgtgtgtgtgtgccccgcCTTGGCGCTCACTTGGGACCTTTAATTCTGCCGGGAAAGGACAATGAGGGAAGCCCCTTTATTCCGAAACTGCAGGTGCTCAAGTTAGGATAAAAACAGATTTGGTTTGCCAAGGGCACATTCTTTGGTCTTCTGTCCCCTGCGCTGCAGGCTCCGCAGACCCCAGCCTCTGGCCCCATGAAGCCCACAGTTTCATGCTTTCGTAACCGTGTAGTGGACTGTTCTCTGGCTAGGGAGCTGAGGTTCCGCCGCCCCGCGGCAGTGGCTCTAGCGGAGCCATACCCGGGGATGCCCTGGTAGCCCAGGGTTGAAAGTGTCTGGCTGCGCAAGGCCTCCTGCCC of Ochotona princeps isolate mOchPri1 chromosome 18, mOchPri1.hap1, whole genome shotgun sequence contains these proteins:
- the TIMM21 gene encoding mitochondrial import inner membrane translocase subunit Tim21, with translation MLSGFPSYPVEEWRCPVNVSVQGYSGCKWSRGDRRESGYQLPWGDASSSPAPPSTPRSVDVARVRLAGWWTLVDSSSSNMTCHLLRALRYAETLHGGSGKRLSWQHLVLRSACVGTGPGVRWGLQEPRKRPRSKPVLGVASRAACTQGPSPQRAEEERSKQVSVRGGQPGDAAVSTSQKVKEAGRDLSYFVVVLVGISVTGGLFYTIFKELFSASSPSKIYGKALEKCRSHPEVTSVFGEPVRGYGETTRRGRRQHVSFIEYVKDGLKYMRVKFYIEGSEPGKQGTVHAEVKENPKTGDYDFRYIFVEIGSYPGRTVVVEDNRAQDN